The Ipomoea triloba cultivar NCNSP0323 chromosome 4, ASM357664v1 DNA segment AATTGACAATTTTGTACttgtaactatcatattatgtgtcaataaTTAtcaaagtatttatttatatgtacataaattattaattataggtACAAAATGTACGTATCTCTGgttccatggtataacaattgtcagTCAATACCACCCCAAATCAAACCTCGAATTGAATTGCGACCGATATTGGATAAAGTTAAAGCAGTGGTCGGTAGAAGAAAGAAAAGTCAAAGAAAAAAgttacagattttttttttctttgaaaagaATGTTATGCTATAGATAGTGACTCAAAAGAGTGAAACCAAAATTGTGATCAAACTAATAAGtttattaagaaaattacaatttacacatattagccttaatattcaaaattttggctGAAGAGGGTCAAAACTAATTGTTGATGGGTTCATAAATTGATTTTTGGGATTCATTGCATCAAAACTAATTGTTGATGGGTtcaattgcacctttaaaaagttgaggggctaattgacttttcatttaaagttcgatgacctattaaACCCTTTTCCCTATGATTTGGtggaaataattaaaacaaggaTATGTTTAACTAATTCCAAATAATGActgtaaattattataattgaatttGAGGAATGATTGATCGAGTTGGAGACTCTCTAATGACATTTGTTGACTCCGCACTTTCATTTGAGAGTTATTGTTGACTTTGTAGTTTTCTCAAATATTTGAAATGAGTTCACATGGTGATCTCACTCGACTTGCACATTTGCAAACAATTGAGATGATCTTGTAAGGATGAATTCATCCACTCTAAACTATCGTAGGATATTAGGATGAACTCGTTGGGTTGGGATCGGATCATCTGACCCAAGTTTTCTAATTATGTGATGACCTGTTAGGTCGAGTTGCCAACCTACGCCCTTAAATCAAGGTGACCTCATTCACTAACTACGATCACCTATACTTGAGCTCTATTGAGTTGAGTTGACCTCATTTATAAACCAAGGTTATCCTCTTATATTTGAATCTCGACTTGTTGAATCCATTAGTCCAATTATTCTATCAATGATAAAATGTTATATGTAACTAATTATATAGACTTACATTGTTAGTATTGGTCTAATGAAATAAAtcactaatatataaatcagTAATTTGTAAGAACTTCaagttatattttttcttaataaaaatgaactttttgttaaaaatatatttcactCCATATCtctttttagaaataaaagatattttgaaaaaaaaaaaaacatacaacaaAGGCACAACAGGAAGGTATTGAATAACCTTCccaattttgtttttatgtgtAAATACCATAAACTCAaccaatagaaaaaaaaaattcaaattatctCATTTTACCTATCTTATTTATACATTTCAttcatttaataaaatatttatttataatttttaaacataatataatttataaatatacgaTTGGTTTTGTGTTAGTGTCTTACATTAAATAGATAAaactttttagtaaaaatatacagagtaatatttattatgatttaaCAAGTAAATAACATTCTACGGAAAAATGTTACATTTACACTAATACTTTTcaatataaatgtaatactttcttTCCAAAAGATTGAATCGCCAACTCTAAAGTTTCCTTACGCACCGACTCGACAGAGCATCTGTGaatatataaatcatggtaaaacaGTTGAACACAGAAACTATACATTTGTTTACTCCACACAAAAAATTggtatttttctcaaatttcacctctgtgaccaactgagctgtcCATACAGacatataaatgtaatacttattattattattacttgagCGTGCACATTAGATATATTATACCCTGtataataattcacaaatcacaccagaaaaataaatcatattaagaAAATCTTGAGACGGAAACATCATGTTTCATTCACTCAAAATTGATATCATCAATGCGACATCATTAACTGCTTCGCTTTTAAATGCGAGTAGTTATTGAAGTGTATCCTCAAAGCTAACGAGTAACGACCCGCATTTTATTGGGAAAAGTCGTCGTGTCCCCTTAGGCTGCACgtgaaattgtgaaaatttgTGCTTTTTTTAGTGCACTTGTTATCTGCGCACTTTGCTTTTGTAGAAATTCGTATCCACGCATTTCATATGCGGGCTTTGCTGCATATCCTCGGAAGCCAATTGGATCCTTTCTTCCTATTCCCACAAAATCACAATCCAATTTTCCTCATTATTTGgattccaattccaattctgacctcatcattttctcttctccGTCCACcgtcctctctctctctctctatatatctCTATCTGCTCGCCTAACTTCTCTCCCTATAAGTAGTTTAGTGATTGGTGCTAGCTGCATTCATATACTGGTGTAGTGGGTACTAGATTTTTTTGCGTGTTCATGTGTCCCGAGGTTTCTGGACGGTGTATTTGGGTGCTGTGTTTTGCTGTTTAATGGTGTTGTGTTTATACTATAGTTCTGGATTCATGTTTACTGCAACTTGTTCATCAATTGGTGTTACTGGGTtgcttctctttttccttcttgtTTTGTTGTTGATGTTAAGTTGCGCATAGGTAAATGATGCAGTCGGGGTGTTCGTCGAAAGGCGGCTGCGATTTTTCGAGGAATTTCTTGGTTTTTTCGCCTCTTTGCCCATGTAGGGGGAAAGTGGCGCTGGTTCCGGGGCGGATATGGAATCCGAATCGGGGGAAGAAATGGGTGTTCCTTCGGGCTTGCGTTAATAGCGGCGGCGACCACCACAATTTCAGCTTGGAGCTTTCGGGTTCGGCTCGCAATGGTGCCAGGAACATTGTGATTAAGAGGTTTGCCGATGAATTCGATGCTTCCAGTGTTACTACTAGTGGGGGTAGCAGTAATTTTGCTAGCTTTCAGGAGGACCCAATTGTAGATAAGTTGAGGACCCAATTGGGGGTTATACATCCAATGCCTTCTCCTCCTATTAATCGCAATATTTTGGGGCTTTTTGCGTTCTTTTTCTTCGTGGGAGTGGTTTTTGATAAGGTATGGACTTCCAGGAAGAAGAATAGCAACGGCAAACTGGATAAAACGGTAGCTTGGCCGCAGGTACCCACAAACCTCTCGTCCTTTCTGGAGAAGGATTTGCAGAGGAAGGAATCAGTGGAGTGGGTGAACATGGTGTTAGGGAAGCTCTGGAAGGTGTACAGGGCTGGGATTGAGAATTGGATTATTGGCTTGCTCCAGCCTGTTATAGATGATCTTAAGAAGCCTGATTATGTGGAGAAGGTTGAAATCAAACAGTTCTCTCTTGGGGAGGAGCCACTTTCTGTTAGGAGTGTTGAACGAAGAACATCTCGTCGTGCCAATGACTTGCAGTACGTAACATGTCTTATGATTCTGATTCTAAATTATTATCATGATTATATGCCATATCCCCCATTAAGACATTTGATACTTCATAAAGAGCATCTTATGTTATTGCTATAGTAGATGGCCAAGTTAGTATTAACACCTTAGGACGGTGTGGAATTTTATGCACAAACACATACCATACACAATTGCAATAATTAATAAGCTAAATTCTGCATTGATAAGGAgtttattatgttgtttttttaCCCATGAacaaatatttgatgttatcTTAAAATGTAATTTCAGAATGTtttgcaataaatgtaaagCTTATTTATATTCTTTGATGCTATCTAGGTACCAAATTGGCCTCCGGTATACTGGTGGTGCACGCATGCTGTTAATGCTGTCTCTAAAGTTTGGCATTATTCCTGTTGTTGTGCCAGTGGGTGTACGGAACTTTGATATTGATGGTGAACTTTGGGTTAAATTGCGGTTAATACCCACTGAACCTTGGGTGGGAGCTGTTTCATGGGCTTTTGTTTCTCTTCCAAAGATCAAGCTTGATTTGTCTCCTTTTCGCTTGTTTAATCTAATGGGTATGGAATCTCAATCTTCAATAGCTCTTTATTTTGGTTTCTACTATTTAGGttgaaaaacataaataagTGAGTACCTTAGAAATAAGACCACCTGGGCtggttaaaatattttttatagttCACTGATATCCCTCTTTTAAGAAGCCTAAACATTTGCTTAGTTTTCATCCATCCTTGTACAATGAATTGACTGTTAACACCCTGCCTGGATTGTGTACCAATCTGATGTGTTATACTTTATCATAAAAAAGATCAATCTGACCCATGAGGTTTATTTCTTCCTCCTGATTCCTCCATGCTTGACACTAATGCAACATATTCTCTACAGTTTTTGGGTTAAATTCTTATTTTGTCTATAAATGTGGGAGTCAAATTGGATTCGTATCTGTTTTCTGTTTGCCAGTAATTTTTGACTTCTAATCGAACTCGATATATTCCATGGCGGTTGTAACAATGTTggtactatttttttatttttttttagtatggggtataaattttttttttattttatttgagaaaacttaaaaattttgtcaaattgcATAATGTATCCCGTTCTTTACTATTTTTAGTATATGGCATTGTTACGAATCGGCATGGAAGTGTATATGTATTGAGGGTGATGCATGCTTTCTTGGCATTGACTATTACTATTTGTATTACTGTAAGGAATCTGTTATGTATCTAGTTATCTACTaatgttctttttgtttttgtgcttCCTTTTTCATGCATGCATCAATACCAACATCAGCAATTCCTGTTCTCTCAATGTGAGTGGACCTAAACTTCTTAACTTTTTGCTATTTTTGATACATTGTAGAATACAACGGGTCACACAACTATTCACTATGCTTTTATCAACTCTTAAACTTTTTAGTTTTGAGagtttcttttgtttgttttatttataatagtgTGATTAATGTTTTGATTTCTAAGCATATGCTAGTGTTTTAACGTTTAAAATCATTGAACTCAAAGCTAATGCCTTTCATAAACGtttattcattttcttgaattaaAAGGGAATTACCTCCAGAGAGTAGAGACATAGTTACTCATTGTatgcattattctaactcacACTTAGTTTAAGTGATTTAGACTTCAGCAGCTTAGTTCTAGCCTTTACTTGTTTTCTTCCTTATTTTAAGGCTATGGTATTTGAACGTTTGGTTGCAGGTTTTTGAGAAAACTTCTAACTGAGGATTTACCTCGCCTCTTTGTGCGCCCAAAGAAGATTGTTTTGGATTTTCAAAAGGTAAAGGCAGTTGGTCCTGTTACAAATGATTCCAATGAGCCAAATGAATCTAAATCTGCTGAAGTACAAGAAGGGAATAGAGACTTTGTTGGAGAACTATCTTTAACTATTGTAGATGCACAGAAGCTATCTTACATCATCTATGGTATGAATTTTTCCAAGTAACTTTTGTTCTACCAGCTACAGATTTCTGTACTGTGATAGTTTGTGCTTATATATCCTGGTCTcgctctctccctctctctctctatatatatatatgtgtgtgtgtgtgtgtgtgtgtgtgtgtatatatcaaTGTTACTTTTGGGTTTAGGGGTGGGATGCATTGGGGAAGATATCTGTATCTGTTGCATTTCCCACATTTATTTTGTACAGAAGTAATAATTTGATGAAAGGAGTTTAATTTTCTCACCTGAAACATGGTTTTCCTACTATGCTAATGTGAAATGGTTAAGCTATATACATGCAATGGTGAAAATGAATGTACTGGTCCTTTTTTCATCTAAAATACTTTAAGCTATCAAATCATTTTAAGTTTCATTTCTTTCAGGTTAAGTGGTCTAATTGCTGGAATATCTGTTGggttaaagtaattaaaaagcATGTTTAACTGTTTAATCTTGTAACTTTAAATGTGCTAAATAACAGGacaaaacaatattttatttgaatgtGATGAAGGAGCACTAAAAGTCTGAAACAATCATTTGGACAGGGTTTTGTAACTTTGAATGTGTAAGGGGAAAATAGTATTCTATTTGGATGAAcaaattcttggaaaatgaaaGTATGAAACTATAACTAGCACATGCATTAGTTTTGTTCTCTTTTTTATTCTCTTctatttttctctattttcttcAATGCTCAGTATCGAGGTTTACTTATTGATTCGCATTGTTCTGAATATGTAATGTTTATTATTGTTAGTTGCATGGGCTCACCAGTAGattctattttccattttccttaTTTCTTTGCCTGTGTTAGTTTTACTAAATTCCCTTGTCATCCAGGTAAAACTGACCCATATGTTATTCTGAGACTTGGAGATCAAGTAATACGCAGTAAAAGAAACAGTCAAACTACTGTTATTGGACCTCCTGGTGAACCTATTTGGAATCAGGTCAGGTTTTATGACATACTATTGAACACTGTGGAATTGATGAGCATGTTAAGTGTTGTGATGTTCATAAGTGCTGATCTTGCTGCATGTTTCTATTTATCTTTGCCCGATAGGATTTTCACATGTTAGTGGCAGATCCTAGTAGACAAAAGCTTTATGTTGAAGTGAAGGATTCCCTTGGATTTGCAGATGTGACTGTTGGTAGAGGGGAGGTATGGATCTTATACTTGCTATTTTTTGTCTATTTGTTAGTAACCTGTATAATTTTATGGATTTACTTCATGTCAGTCATAAAGACATTGAGgttaaataaaatacatttgGAATTATGGTATTTAACTTTGAGGTGAAATGCTTTCGagtttcaatattttttgcGAATTCAATTTCCTTATCTTATAACTTTCAAGCCTTAGGCTACATATAAGTCTGTCTTGAATGTTAGCACCACAAACATGAATTCTAAACTTGTTATTATGATTTCCAACAGTTACTCTCTGCATATGAGGCAGAAAAAGATAAGTGCAATGTATGtgaaatataaatttgataattatttgtattattgtataCGAAATAGGAATGGGTTAATTATCTCCATTCTTCTCTTGACTTTGAAGATTTCCACCTTCTTTAGGAGATTTGTTGGTATATCACACTTCTTTCTTGAATCTTCAGCCCTGATTATAGTTCTGATGTGACTCCACACCCAATTTGAATCTTCATCCCTGGTTATTTTGATACACTTGTGAACTGGCCAATGGATTTGCTAATTTTGTTCTTGTTTCCTTTTGGGTATTTGAGAGTTGATATTTTGAGTAAGATGTAATTAGATCTCACTAAGAATCTTAGTTCCGTGGTTAGAACTTTAACCATGCATCATTTTCTGTACAGAACCTTAACAATTTGATGTTGGATACCTTTTAGACTGGAAGATAATGtcttatgaataatataattatggatAATCCTATTCTAGGTTAATCTTGGATCACTCAAAGATACAGTACCTATGGATGTGGTTGTGGGCCTAGGAGGTTGGGGCTTATTTAGTCCGCGGCCAGCTGGAGAAATCTTACTGCGATTGACATATAAGGCATatgttgatgatgaagatgatgagaagACTGTTGTAAGATCCTTGGATGGAGATGTATCAGATGATGAGTTGTCTGACTCTGAGCAATTGGACACCAATGTCTCTGAGCAGATCAGAGCAAAGTCGTATAGTGAATTGGATAAAGAATCGTTTATGGATGTTCTAGCCGCTTTAATTGTTAGCGAGGAGTTTCTAGGTATAGTATCATCTGAAACCGCGAATGGAAAATATGTAGATGATGTTAAAAGTGCAGTGCCAGCATCCCCGCTACGAAGTCCTCCTGCCAGACCTCCACCGCAAAGCCCTGAAAGTGGCACTGAAAGTTTTAGAGGTAATCATGCTTCGGAGTGTCGGTTTACTTGGCAGTCCAAATTTGGATTATCTTTTTGTATAAATTAAGTTATTTGTTCATTAATACAAACCTCTTTTTGCAGGTTCAGCATTGGTTTGGCTTGCTATAGTTACGAGTATCTCAGTCCTCATTTCTTTGAATATCGGTGGTTCGGGCTTTTTCAATCCATGATTGACGATGCTACTCCAGTAGTCCAGTGAATGAATTGTGGAACCGTGGAAGTAACACCAACCACAATATAATTTCCACGAGCCCTTCCGGTGCATGTACTATGAATACATATCAAGTTGCTGCTTCTCtcatatttttctatttgaGGTAAGAATTCTCCTCACTAAAAGCTAAATTCCTTGTTGCTTTATATGTTTGGTGCTCTAAACCTTTTTCCAGAAACACAATTATGCTTACGTTTCTTGGATGCATGACTTTTTGggcattatttttatttagtttatttaacTACGTTTTatccaaaaataattaaactgtTTCGAGCAACTATGAAGTAGTTAGCTACATGAATGTTGCGGTGTTGTGCTATGTGATACTTGATTAATAACAATCAAATATCCATGAACACCGGTTTCTTCGGGCATAAAATGTATGTCGGTTACTCATTTGAAGCTGAGTATCAAAATGCCAAATTTCCTATCCTAAATGCAAATTAGATGCCATGTCCTTCGACCCCATGATGGCTCCGGAATTAGAAATTTGATGAACCTTAGCACAAATATCggtttcttaaatttttaactTGAAGAAGTGAAGAACCTTAAGTGCTAAATTTTGTATAACAATCTTGCTTTATATTGATCTCCTTTCTTGAGTGCTTTTAGACTTGATTGGTAATCGAGTGGTTCATGTGTTTTGCAGGCTGTGCAACTCGTGGTGCATATAATAGAGACTAATACAAATTCTTAAACATATTATACATATCAGCATCCTCCTCCAAAGACGCgaagaaaaataaaggaaaaaaaaaaagaataaagaaaaaaaaggtaatGTTATTGAGAAATGTTGGGTTGGAGGAAAAAAGTTTTGGTCCTTTTCTGAGTGTAGTTTAAATGTCAAATGTCAATTCTTTGGTGTCTCTGTTGATTTTCTTTCACCTAATGATTATATAGTGAATTCCCAATTCCCAGGTGGTTGGTTTTAAGGTTTTTGTGTATTTATACAAGTGAATGACCATTTCATCTTCTCCCCAGACAGACAACCTTAGCAACATGCCAACATCTGAAGGTTTGAATGTTTCAAACCCCCTACTATTCATACATCAATCCTCTCCTATCCCACAATTTGTTAGTGGTTTACCTCCAATTAGCATATGACAAACAACactgataaaaaataaaaattattttatcaacAATTTTATGATTTGATATGGCTTTGTTTGATTGACTCGTGGTGCTATTGATTATTTCATGAATTATGGGTAGttattgaatatatagtttAGCTCTCTCTGGTGAGAACAAACGCTTAGGTCCAAACTGAGTAGTGCATCATGCACAATTACAAAATGTACATGATGATATGTAACTTGCAATTCAAAAAACGTGTGAATTTGAAaagtatgtaaaattacaaagtgtatttgttattaagttgaacttttatatattaataagtgCACATTATTACATATCACATTGGGTGCATATAAGTTTTTAGTACACTTATACATATTTGATGCACTTGGCAATTTTGGCAATGCATGTTTatatgtgtgtgagagagagatgagGTACAAAGAAGCTCTCGGTGTGAAAGGgttcttaaaataaaaaaattttgcgATTGTGCATCTGAAAAACAAATTCATCCTTCCATGTTAGGAGTGCACTCCTCCAAAGGTGAAATTCTAATTTCATCCTCTCCTTCCGAATGTACAACAATATGCATCTGAAAAACAAAGTCCATCCTTCCAGATTAGGAGTGCACTCCTCTCGAAGGTGGAATTCTAATTTCATCCTCTCCTTCTGAAGGTACAACAATATGTACAAGAGGCTCCCTCAAGGTTTAAAAATATACATCTCAAGATTTAAGGTTATTCACCTAAAAGTTAGGTTGAAGGTTCAAAGTTATGCACCTGTAGGTTTAACGGTTTAAAATATGCACCTATAGGTaaacaaaaatactaaaatgtcattgcatttttttttaaattttccttcATTCTGGGCTGTTGTTTGGATTAGACCAATGGTTGAGATTGATGCAAATGTTTCACTTGGGACAAGCTCCGCATATGATCTCTTTTCTCTATGTGTCTGTGAAAATTAGTCTAAAGCCGACTCTGGTAGTAGGAGATACCTTTAAGttcgtaccatactcagactaatattttttttaggatgTACCTTTGAGTTTGGATTGGATACTACTCTTTACAAAATCAATgtctttcaaaaattaaaaaatatggtaTCGATTTGTCGTTCTCTAAAAATTACTCAATTTTACTACAAATTTATACataatgaatcaaatttaacatACCGGATTATTCAAACAATGGCAAAATAAAGCCAAGTCAATTTGTTCAAAGTTCATACGTATTGGGTCCATTTACATCAGTCAAATGCTTGCAACGGTTTAAGTTTTTCCCTTTTAAAAAAGTACAATAGTCAAAAGTTTGTAAAGTTTAAGGTTTTCcttcaaagaaaagaaaaagtaagataagAATGTCAAATTAAAACCTATATTTACCAAATACATGGAGAGAGAAAAGTTGGGGGGGAAAGAAGTAAGAAAGGAAGAAAGTGCAGGGAGCAATGAGCAAATAAAATGAGGGAGAGAAAGTGCACAAAATAATTGGCATTCAAAACGCTTATTGGGATTCGCACTCAGCTGCTGAATTCCAAGATCTGTCACAACACACCAAATACCAAAAGGCATCCCCACCCCACACAAACACCACCCACTCTTTCCATTAATTATATACTTACACACACCCCCCCCCTAACCCCAACCCCCACCCACCCAcacccaacaacaacaacaaaaacaaacacacacaaacatgtataatattcattaaaaaaaacacctatCAACTCAAGTTGTAATTTTCTCAATTTGCTAGGTGAGACATTCT contains these protein-coding regions:
- the LOC116016510 gene encoding extended synaptotagmin-1-like; translation: MMQSGCSSKGGCDFSRNFLVFSPLCPCRGKVALVPGRIWNPNRGKKWVFLRACVNSGGDHHNFSLELSGSARNGARNIVIKRFADEFDASSVTTSGGSSNFASFQEDPIVDKLRTQLGVIHPMPSPPINRNILGLFAFFFFVGVVFDKVWTSRKKNSNGKLDKTVAWPQVPTNLSSFLEKDLQRKESVEWVNMVLGKLWKVYRAGIENWIIGLLQPVIDDLKKPDYVEKVEIKQFSLGEEPLSVRSVERRTSRRANDLQYQIGLRYTGGARMLLMLSLKFGIIPVVVPVGVRNFDIDGELWVKLRLIPTEPWVGAVSWAFVSLPKIKLDLSPFRLFNLMAIPVLSMFLRKLLTEDLPRLFVRPKKIVLDFQKVKAVGPVTNDSNEPNESKSAEVQEGNRDFVGELSLTIVDAQKLSYIIYGKTDPYVILRLGDQVIRSKRNSQTTVIGPPGEPIWNQDFHMLVADPSRQKLYVEVKDSLGFADVTVGRGEVNLGSLKDTVPMDVVVGLGGWGLFSPRPAGEILLRLTYKAYVDDEDDEKTVVRSLDGDVSDDELSDSEQLDTNVSEQIRAKSYSELDKESFMDVLAALIVSEEFLGIVSSETANGKYVDDVKSAVPASPLRSPPARPPPQSPESGTESFRGSALVWLAIVTSISVLISLNIGGSGFFNP